The following DNA comes from Halorhabdus tiamatea SARL4B.
TTCGGATCTCGACGCCGTCGACGAGGTCGATTCCATAGGTTTCGGCGAGATCCGCCCGGTCGTACTCGGGAGACGCGTCGCCGTGATTTCGGACGACGAGTCCGTCGTAGCCGTACTCGGCGGCCGTGAGCGCGAGGCGGGCGACGGTGCTTTCTCCCTCCGGTTGAGCGTGGGCCGCCTCGTACATCACAGCGTCTCGAGGGCGTCACGGACGTGTTCGATCGCACGATCCTTCGTCGCCGGATACGCCTCGACTTTCCCCCGGAGCGTAATGCCGTCACCGCGCTCGACGCGGCCCGAAAAGGCCGCTTGCTTCGAGAGTGTCAGGAAAAACGACGTGTTGTCGTCGATCCGATCGACGAGTTCGTTGAGTAGTCCCTCGCGGTCGGATTCCTCGAGCGTCGATAGCTGTGCGAGGACATGTCTGATCTCGTCCGCCCGTTCTAAGCGCGTCGAGAGCACGAGGATGCGGTCGCCGTGATGGCCCTCGCTCTCGGTCCGTTCGATGTCAACCTCTTCGGGAGTCAGCGTCCGCAGAGCCGACTCGACGCGCGCGCTGTCCTCCGTGGCATAACAGAACGCCCGCAGGTCGACGTAGTGAAAGGGGACGGACGACATCCGATCAGTCGTCGTCGCCGTCAGTCTCGTCGGCGGATGCCTCGTCCTCGGCGTCGGGCGCTTCCTCGTCCGGGGCGGCCTCCAGGGCGTCGTCCGGTACGCCCTGCTCTTGGCCCTCCTCGAATTTGACCGTGTAGGTCGCGTCGCCGAACATCGTCTCCATCACCTGCGTGACGGTCCCGGTCTCGCCGTCGTAGTCGCTGTGTTCGTCGTGTAGCACGACCGTATCGTCCTCTTCGAATGCCATGGATGACGTTAGTCGGGTCGGAGGTAAAAAGGGAACTGATACGGCCTGGGAGAGCTTCCCCGCCCCATCTGTCGAACACACTTAAGTCGTCGACCGTCGAATGGGCTCGTATGATTCCTTTCGAGCCTCTCCCCCTTCGGTCGGATCGCAGCCGAAACCCACCCGACGTGACTGCCGGGCGATGACAGTCGTCGACGATCTCTGGTATCGCGCCGACGTGGCCCAGCAGGAAGCCGAACAGACCTACCATCGGCTCCTCGAGGACCAAGACGGCGTCATGGAATTCACTCGGACCCGATACGTCTCTCGGCCCCGCTTCGAGACGATCACCGGACGGGTCCAGGACAACGGCCTCCCCTACGGCGCGCACTCAGTCGTCCATCGAGACGACGGTGCGCTGTTGCTCGTCCGACA
Coding sequences within:
- a CDS encoding RNA-binding protein codes for the protein MSSVPFHYVDLRAFCYATEDSARVESALRTLTPEEVDIERTESEGHHGDRILVLSTRLERADEIRHVLAQLSTLEESDREGLLNELVDRIDDNTSFFLTLSKQAAFSGRVERGDGITLRGKVEAYPATKDRAIEHVRDALETL